Within Halorubrum lacusprofundi ATCC 49239, the genomic segment AGGGGCACGGTCACGCCCGGCGGTTGGCGGGCGACACAGCGACGGCTGGAGAAGTCGGGATGCGGTCCGTCCCGCGGGGAACTCCCCAGCCGACGCGCGTCACGCGGTCGGGCGGACGGACCGTGTCTCCGGAGTCCCGTAGCCGTTCCAGCCGAGGAGCGCGCCGCTGACGAGAGCGGCGGACGCCGAGTCGACGGAACGGAAGCGGGTCATGCGTGGACTCCGGCGGCGCGAAAACGCCGTTACCGTTCAATCTGTTGGGTAGTTATTAAATCTATGGCGACCATGTGAAACGATACCGAACATCTTACAGATGGGAGGCAACCGATCGAGCCGCGACCGCGAATCCCGCGTAGATGACCCATATCGCCCGGTTCCGGCGAGGGCGAGACGACAGGCCTATGACGAACGCCCGACCAGTTGCGCGTAAGCAGCCACCGTTATGATCGAGCGAATCCACACGTCGGACGTCGAACCGGACGCGGACGAGGTCGCCATCGCCGGCCACGTCCACGAGATCCGCGATCTGGGAGGCCTCGTCTTCCTCATCGTGCGCGACCGCGAGGGACTCATCCAGATCGTCTTCAAAGAGGAGCGCGAGCCGGAGCTGTTCGAGGCCGTTCAGGACGCCGGCGCCGAGGACGTCGTCCGCGTCGTCGGGAAGCCGCTGGAGAGCGACCAGGCGCCCGGCGGCGTCGAAATCGCGCCCACCGAATACGAAGTCATCGACGAGGCCGACTCCCCGCTCCCGCTCGAGATCTCGAAGGACATCGAGGTCGACCTCTCGACCCGGCTCGACAACCGTGCGCTCGACCTCCGGAAGCCGGAGACGCTCGCGGTGTTCACGCTTCGCTCGAAGCTGATGACGGCGATGGAGGAGTGGTTCGACGACGAGGGGTTCGTCGACATCAAGACCCCGCTCATCTCGAAGGGCGGCGCCGAGGGCGGCGCCGAGCTGTTCCCGATCCTCTACTACAATCAGGACGCGTTCCTGTCGCAGAGCCCCCAGCTGTACAAGCAGATGCTGATGGCGTCGGGCTACGAGGCCGTCTACGAGACGGGTACCGCGTTCCGCGCGGAGGACTTCGCGACCTCCCGACACGTCTCCGAGATCGCGATGTTCGACGTGGAGCTCGCGTACATCGACGACCACCACGACGTGATGGACGTACAAGAGAAGTCGCTGCGCCACGCGCTCCGCGCGGTCGCCGAGAACGCCGAGCGCGAGCTCGACCTGCTCGACGTCGACCTCGACGTGCCCGAGGACGACTTCCCCCGGATCACCTTCGACGAGGCGCTCGACCTCCTCGAAACCGAGTTCGGGCACTTCCCGGACGACCCGACCGACCTCGACACGAAAGGCGAGAAGCTGCTCGGCCAGCACTTCGAAGAGCAGGGCCACCCCGCGTTCTTCGTCGTCGGCTACCCCGACGAGAAGTTCTACTACATGCAGGACGTCGAGGGCGACGACATCGCCTCGCGGAAGTTCGACCTCATCTATAAGGGTCAGGAGCTCTCCTCGGGCGGACAGCGCGAGCACGACGCCGACCGCATGGTCGAGGTCATGGAGGAGGAGGGCGTCGAGACCGCCAACTTCGAGTTCTACATCGAGGCGCTCAGCTTCGGCACCCCGCCCCACGGCGGCTACGGACTCGGGATCGACCGACTCGTCCAGAAGGTCGCCGACCTCGACAACATCAAGGAAGCGATCATGTTCCCGCGCGACCCGAACCGGCTGGAGCCCTAACCGGACCAACAGCAGGCGAGCCGGTTCACCTCGCGAATCGGGTTCACCTCGTGAATCGGTCCGCCGCGTGCGCAGAATCTCTTTCCTGATGTGGTCTGCGGCCGACGACGCAGTCGCAGCCGTCCGATCTGTTCTTTTATAAGTAATTCTTGACATCGACGGAACGGCGCCGTCGAGCCGTCTACCGGCATTTAAACCGAGTAAAATCGGGTGCAACTCGGCTGAACGGCTTGGGGTATTAAAGGTTACAGCGGTCCGAGAGGGAACCGTCATGAACGCGATCCGAACGACACTGATCGTGGCGCTGGCCACGGTGGTACTGATCGGGACCGGCGCGGCCGCCGGTGCCGTCGCGGCGGCCCCCGGACCGGACGACGCTCCGGGAGACGCGGGACCGCCGAGCGACCTGCCGGATCAGGTTCCGGACTTCGTCGGCGATATTCTGAATAACGTGAACGACTTCCTCTCCGGCGGCGTCGACGACCTCGGCGAGACCGTGAGCGACATCGCCGGCGACGGCGCCGGTGCGGGCGACGAGGCCAGTGAGAACGACGGCTCCGGTGTGAGCGATGGGGAGGAAGCGTAACGTGACGGACCGCACGCCCGACTTCGACGCGCTTGACCGGCGAACCTACCTGCAAGCGACCGGCGCCGCCGCGCTTGGTGCGGCCGGGCTCGCCGGCTGCGTCGGCCGCGCGACCGGAACGCTCGCGACACAAGTCACCGACCAGCCCGCCGACATTGCCGACTTCGCGTCCCTCGTAGTTACGATCGAGGGGATCTGGCTCGGCCCCGAAGGCGCCGAGAGCGGTGCGGACGGGAACGTGACCGACGACGGGAACGCGACCGACGGTGACGACGCCGACGGCAACGAGACCGACGGCGGGAACCAGACCGACGGCAACGAGACAGACGGCGACGAGGACGACAGTACCGAACCCGCCGGCCGTGAGTACTACGAGTTCGACGAGCCACAGGAGGCCGACCTCGTCCAGCTACAGAACGGGGAGACGCAGCTGATCGACGAGCGCGAGCTTTCGGTCGGTACGTACCGGTTCCTCCAGTTGAACGTCTCGAACGTCGACGGCACGCTCGCCGAGGGCGGCGAGGCTGAGGTCGACCGCCCGGGGAACGCGCCGCTGACGTTCAACGCGGAGTTCGACGTTCGCGAGAACACTCGAACGGTGTTCACCGCCGACTTCGCTCCGGTCCGTCGCGGGAACGGACGGTACCTCCTGCGACCGGTTCCGAGCGGGATCGAGGTCGACTACGAAGAGACGGACGGCGACGGAAGCGACGATAGCGGCAACGAGACGGAGTAGCCGGCGACGCGTCGCGTTCCCCTCGGTCCCCCGTTGAAGCCGCGGTCCGGCTGTGGTCAACTGCGGTCCGACTGCAGTTCGACCGCGGCTTCGGGGTTAGGGCTGGGAGCAGTCCCGGGATTCGGGGACCAGGGGAATGCACGCTCGCATCGGTCTCCTGTCGGAGGCACACGACCCGTTCGATCGTCCCGCCGCGGTTCAACTCGGCGGGACGCTCGGGTTTCGTTCGGCGCAACGGCGTGAAACGGCGCCTGCCGCGCCGAAGCCGATCACGCGGTCGGCGACGCGCGATCTCTTATAAATGTCCGATACAACGGTCCGGCGAGCAGCAGCGTTCCGAGACCGGCCATCGCGACCAGCACGGTCGGATCGATCGAGGCAGTGCCGCCGTTCGCGAGTCGGTCGACGGAGACACCGATCGCGACGCCGACGATCGCCCACGGGAGTTCCCCGAGCGCCGTACCGAAAAGTAGCGACCGGAGCCGGATCCCGGACCCGCCGGCGGCGAGCGAGACGGCGTCCGAGGGGACCGGCAGCAGACGGGTCGCGGTGACGGCCCGAACGCCGCCGGTGGCGTCGGCCAGCCGCTCGCCCGCGCCGCAGAGCCGGTCGGCGATCTGCGAGCCATCGCGGGCCCGAACGCGCCCGGCGCGAGCGAGCCAGTACGGTGGAAGCGCGGTCGCGACCATCGCGGCGACGCCGATCGGAACCCCGGCCCACCCGTACCCGAAACCGGCGACGACGGCGAGTAGCGTCGTCGGCCACGCGAGGAGCGGCCTGATCGCCGTCAGCGCGATCAGCGCGGCGCCGAACCGGACCGGGTCGTCGGCGAGCCACGTCAGCGGCCCGAGAACGGCGTCGGGGGAGACGACCCACGCGACCGCCGAGAGCGCGGCCAGCGCGACGCCCGCGAGCACGTACCCGGCGACACCGGTTCGGCGATTCACGAGCGGT encodes:
- the aspS gene encoding aspartate--tRNA(Asn) ligase; the encoded protein is MIERIHTSDVEPDADEVAIAGHVHEIRDLGGLVFLIVRDREGLIQIVFKEEREPELFEAVQDAGAEDVVRVVGKPLESDQAPGGVEIAPTEYEVIDEADSPLPLEISKDIEVDLSTRLDNRALDLRKPETLAVFTLRSKLMTAMEEWFDDEGFVDIKTPLISKGGAEGGAELFPILYYNQDAFLSQSPQLYKQMLMASGYEAVYETGTAFRAEDFATSRHVSEIAMFDVELAYIDDHHDVMDVQEKSLRHALRAVAENAERELDLLDVDLDVPEDDFPRITFDEALDLLETEFGHFPDDPTDLDTKGEKLLGQHFEEQGHPAFFVVGYPDEKFYYMQDVEGDDIASRKFDLIYKGQELSSGGQREHDADRMVEVMEEEGVETANFEFYIEALSFGTPPHGGYGLGIDRLVQKVADLDNIKEAIMFPRDPNRLEP
- a CDS encoding DUF4382 domain-containing protein, which codes for MTDRTPDFDALDRRTYLQATGAAALGAAGLAGCVGRATGTLATQVTDQPADIADFASLVVTIEGIWLGPEGAESGADGNVTDDGNATDGDDADGNETDGGNQTDGNETDGDEDDSTEPAGREYYEFDEPQEADLVQLQNGETQLIDERELSVGTYRFLQLNVSNVDGTLAEGGEAEVDRPGNAPLTFNAEFDVRENTRTVFTADFAPVRRGNGRYLLRPVPSGIEVDYEETDGDGSDDSGNETE
- a CDS encoding TVP38/TMEM64 family protein, with the protein product MNRRTGVAGYVLAGVALAALSAVAWVVSPDAVLGPLTWLADDPVRFGAALIALTAIRPLLAWPTTLLAVVAGFGYGWAGVPIGVAAMVATALPPYWLARAGRVRARDGSQIADRLCGAGERLADATGGVRAVTATRLLPVPSDAVSLAAGGSGIRLRSLLFGTALGELPWAIVGVAIGVSVDRLANGGTASIDPTVLVAMAGLGTLLLAGPLYRTFIRDRASPTA